The following proteins are encoded in a genomic region of Triticum dicoccoides isolate Atlit2015 ecotype Zavitan chromosome 1B, WEW_v2.0, whole genome shotgun sequence:
- the LOC119348736 gene encoding uncharacterized protein At5g19025-like codes for MADCRSLIEFLRAFEHRRRASAAAGGSPSPCARPRRAASSSSSSPSSRGKLFTSLCDNPPPTAALDALALLAVLGALAFLAAPYARLLAREAADLVRQYPEEPYSYVAFAAGAGAAVAAVAGLLAWEAAGHHARKCGRPRCRGLRKAVEFDIQLETEECVRGSGRLLPPGGHAKTLLAAAGSAARLVELGEEHRELEAELRKMAPPNGRSVLIFRSPCGCAKGRMEVWGAKKVRRIKK; via the coding sequence ATGGCGGACTGCCGCAGCCTCATCGAGTTCCTCCGcgccttcgagcaccgccgccgcgcctccgcggcggccggcggctcCCCCTCGCCGTGTGCCCGCCCCCGccgcgcggcctcctcctcctcctcatcgccatCGTCGCGGGGAAAGCTATTCACCTCGCTCTGCGACAACCCGCCCCCGACCGCCGCCCTCGACGCGCTCGCCCTCCTGGCCGTGCTCGGCGCGCTGGCCTTCCTGGCCGCGCCCTACGCCAGGCTGCTGGCCCGCGAGGCCGCGGACCTGGTGCGGCAGTACCCGGAGGAGCCTTACTCGTACGTGGCCttcgccgccggcgccggcgccgcggtCGCCGCCGTGGCGGGGCTGCTCGCGTGGGAGGCGGCGGGCCACCACGCGCGCAAGTGCGGCAGGCCCCGCTGCCGCGGCCTGCGCAAGGCCGTCGAGTTCGACATCCAGCTCGAGACGGAGGAGTGCGTGCGCGGGAGCGGCAGGCTGCTGCCGCCCGGCGGCCACGCCAAGACGCTCCTCGCGGCCGCCGGCTCCGCCGCGCGCCTCGTCGAGCTCGGCGAGGAGCACCGGGAGCTCGAGGCGGAGCTCAGGAAGATGGCGCCCCCCAACGGCCGCTCCGTGCTCATCTTCCGCTCCCCCTGCGGCTGCGCCAAGGGCAGGATGGAGGTCTGGGGCGCCAAGAAGGTGCGCCGGATCAAGAAGTAG
- the LOC119348734 gene encoding myb-related protein 1-like: MYHQHQGPSELFTTRTTFPMERHLFLHGGSTQGDSGLVLSTDAKPRLKWTPELHQRFVDAVNQLGGAEKATPKTVMRLMGIPGLTLYHLKSHLQKYRLSKNLQAQVNVGTNKNTIGCAIVADGMPGTSVPAMINTNVIPQPEKTMQIGEALQMQIEVQRQLNEQLEVQRHLQLRIEAQGKYLQAVLEQAQESLGKQNLGPANLEDAKMKISELVSQVSNECFSNAVTEIKESSSMHRLEPRQIQFMESSTNNCLTAAGGFINEHRLHSHGMLKAYDDSSIFCRKHSPDREYQFSLNRSLSERKMGHLHNVNEYHKAEFGSESDMEIQQEYTTPQKNGRGSTTSSASGSKERDADRLYLEEPNCKRQAVEHSGFEHPSSGKKLDLNTQNTDDGDHGYRHFDLNGFSWS; the protein is encoded by the exons ATGTATCACCAACATCAGGGCCCTAGTGAGCTCTTCACTACTAGGACGACCTTTCCCATGGAGAGGCATCTGTTTCTGCACGGAGGAAGTACGCAAGGAGATTCCGGGCTAGTTCTCTCAACCGATGCAAAACCAAGGCTGAAATGGACACCCGAGTTACATCAGCGATTTGTAGATGCGGTCAATCAATTGGGCGGAGCAGAAA AAGCTACTCCAAAAACAGTCATGAGGCTTATGGGCATTCCAGGACTCACCTTGTATCATCTGAAAAGCCACCTTCAG AAATACAGGCTCAGTAAGAACCTCCAAGCTCAAGTTAACGTTGGGACAAACAAGAACA CCATAGGATGTGCAATTGTAGCTGATGGCATGCCCGGAACAAGTGTGCCAGCGATGATCAATACAAATGTCATTCCACAGCCAGAGAA AACTATGCAAATTGGTGAAGCCCTACAGATGCAAATCGAGGTGCAGAGACAATTAAACGAACAACTCGAG GTACAACGGCATCTGCAACTACGGATAGAAGCCCAAGGGAAGTATCTGCAGGCAGTTCTAGAGCAGGCACAAGAGAGCCTTGGAAAACAGAATTTGGGTCCTGCAAACCTGGAAGATGCAAAGATGAAAATATCAGAACTAGTCTCACAAGTATCAAACGAATGTTTCAGCAATGCAGTTACAGAGATAAAAGAAAGTTCAAGTATGCACAGACTAGAGCCAAGGCAAATCCAGTTCATGGAAAGTTCAACCAACAACTGTTTGACTGCAGCCGGAGGATTCATTAATGAGCATAGACTACACAGCCATGGAATGCTCAAAGCATATGATGATAGTTCAATATTTTGCAGAAAGCACTCTCCTGACCGTGAGTACCAGTTTTCCCTTAATAGAAGCCTAAGCGAGCGTAAGATGGGTCATTTGCACAATGTGAATGAGTACCACAAAGCAGAGTTTGGAAGTGAAAGTGACATGGAGATTCAACAGGAATATACTACACCTCAAAAGAATGGCAGAGGCAGCACCACCAGTTCAGCCTCAGGAAGCAAAGAAAGAGATGCGGACAGACTATATCTTGAAGAACCAAACTGCAAGAGACAAGCGGTTGAACATTCAGGTTTTGAGCATCCAAGTTCTGGGAAGAAACTTGATCTGAACACTCAAAAcactgatgatggtgatcacgggtATAGGCATTTTGATTTAAATGGCTTCAGCTGGAGCTGA